A window of Candidatus Nealsonbacteria bacterium genomic DNA:
GATTCTCGTTTAACATGACTTTTCCTGAGGGAAAATTCCAAAGATTTCTTACTTCCTTTTTCGCCTCTTTGATTAATGCATATTTACCGTCTTTCTGGATAGCGACAGAGCATATAATATTAACTATTTTTGATTGGTTTAAGATAGATCTTTTTTCCATTTTTTGTTTTAGATACACACTTTTGGCGGTTTGGTTAGTTAATAATTTTAAGCATTTGATTCGGCGTCTTTCCGTTAAGTCCGCAATGTTTTGTGTCGTTGTATTCCATATTCCACAATCTTAATTTGTATCTTAGATCTTCGAAAGATTTAAATTCAGTTTCATCATAGAATTTCTCTTGATCTTCTCTGTGAGATCTCTCTACAAAACTGTTCTGCCGGGGTTTGCCCGGGTCAATCAAATGGTGGGGTATGCCCAATTCCTGGCAGAGTATATCGAAGGGGTGCAGCCTCGGGTTTAAAGGGTCTGTGCTTTTATTATATCCTGTATACCTGTTGGTGAAACAAGAAGTATTATCTGTCTTAATTGCTTTAATTTCAAAGTTGGCAATGGCTATTAGTTCTCTCAAAAACCTTATCGCGCTGAGATTGGAAGCATCCTCGTATGCTTGCAAATACCTCCACCTTGAGCCGCAATCTATGGCTGTAAATTGATAATATCTCTGCCCTTTTATCTTATCTGGAACATATTTTACATCAATCTTTACCAGCTCACCCTTCTTTAAAGGAATTCTAACATATTT
This region includes:
- a CDS encoding transposase, with product MNIHYQTIQKIIKNEGLTRKYRTRKIKYKYVRIPLKKGELVKIDVKYVPDKIKGQRYYQFTAIDCGSRWRYLQAYEDASNLSAIRFLRELIAIANFEIKAIKTDNTSCFTNRYTGYNKSTDPLNPRLHPFDILCQELGIPHHLIDPGKPRQNSFVERSHREDQEKFYDETEFKSFEDLRYKLRLWNMEYNDTKHCGLNGKTPNQMLKIIN